The genomic stretch AGCCATAATTTACGTTGCGCTGTCCTGTGTTACACTATGAAAtattttatgttgtgtttaattaaataaacatccTGTTGAACCCGATTGTCCATGATAATTTCTGGGCAAATGAAAAAGTTATCTCAAAGGTCCACTTACATCCtgactttttctttgttttttttaatctcactgCCTTTTTCAATCTTATGTTATTACTGTTTTTCACTGCCGCACAACCAATGGCCTCTCTGAGGACCAATAAAGTTCTACTTTAATGGAAGAGACTAAATAAACTGGTAaaggccagcagtgtgctggggtATCCACTAGatacggtggaggtggtgggagacaggaggatgatggctaaaCTATCATCCATGATGGACAatacctcccaccccatgcatgACACTCTGGCAGCTCTATGCAGCTCCTTCACACACCGGCTGCTTCACCcctggtgtgtgaaggagaggtaccgtaagtccttccttcctgctgctgtcaggctgcacaaccagctgagctcccagtagaccacaaaaACACTCCAATCATTTCACAGACTCCACTtcaacctgtgcaatataaatactgtgcataatagttatatttattgtctgtatatataatatccATTCAGTTACTGTAGACTCtgcactgtttttattattattattactgttttttaatgttgttttttattttactatgtctcttgtgtgcactaccctttgctgctgtaatccggtaaatgtccccactgcgggactaatgaATGAaaatcttatcttatcttatttgaaatgtttgttcAATCAATTTCATAACACCTCTAAACCATTGTTCGTAACGTTTTTTTCATGCACGATGGCAGATGCTTATCCGAAGGGCCACAACTAACTATCATTTGTCATGTGGTTATTTTCTCAACTGTTtttcaataaaatatcaaacataTACTGCCCGCTAACTAAAAAAtcactaaaataaatgtatgattaaGCTTGACAGGAGTTTTTCCTCATTATCACTTATATTGAAGCAATTCGCGCATTAAAACAAGTCTCATACCACCAATCTTTCTCattatgtcttttaaaaaaaataatttctccTCACTGTGATTCAACTCCAGCTCAGTGTGTGTCGCGCCGCAGCACCAAATCGCCCActaaaaccacagaagaagaagtagagtcAGAAGAGCAGCATGATGGGATATGAGAGTCCTCCGGCGGCGCGCTGCCGCCATGTCACCTAGAGAGAAACATTTAGCGATTCTCCTAGCTCTAGGCGGAGTCATTCTCGGTCTTTATTTTATtcctgcatttctttttgtgaCTTTAATTCTCGCAGTGTTTTGTATCGTGTGTTACTATCTCAGTAGAGAACAGTTTCCCGCCAGGCTAGGCCTCAAGCCACGAGCTGGGGTGAACCTCCCGTCCGTACTCCGGCGCTGGTTGTGGGGTTGGGAGAGGACCGGCGTGTCGTTGGCCGCGCGGATGGGAACCAAGAGCGGCAGGAACAAAACCGAGCTCCGGGACGCAGGGGGGAACTTCAGAGAGAGGCTCGTTGAAACTGGGATTTATCGCAGGGAAACCTTGGCAAGtgaatcttttcttttcagccCTCGGGAATTACTCATGGGGAGCTACATCGGGAAGCCTGAAAGTCCAACTGCCGACTCGATGAGGCCGAGAGTCGGGAGAAATCCCCGAGAGCAGTTGCGGGAGAAACTGTCCCGACCCAACCATGCCGTCTACACCCCGAACAGGAGGCTGTCTTTCGCTGGGTAAGTTTATAACCAAACCACGTTACTGTCCGGAGGCGGTGGCGTCCAGCAGATAATGGTTCAATTTCTTGGCGGTTTTTTGTAACGTTAATTATTAAGCTACACGTATCCTTGTCAGCTCAACCGTTCACATACATATGCCAACATGTAGATAGTAGCTGCCTCTCTAAAGGATATTGGATAAAGACAGAACATTCTAGAGACTATAGCAATATTATCAATGTGTGAACCAGAATAATGGCTTCTAGTTCATATACATTAGGTGGGATCACAACAATATCtttgaagatgtgttattggtTTCAGGTAGCATGCATCTACTCTTACATTATattgtttcttcctttttcaggGAGCTGCCGGGCACAATGAGCGGATTCGCCATCGCCCCCAAGCGTCACTATCCCTTGCAGCAGCAAGGTGTCTCGTCAGTGGGAATCATACCGCCTCTCAAGTGGGATggcttcaaaaagaaaaacatcctcAGCCCCCGTAACTCCCCGGTTGGCCTCAGCCCAGTTACTGTGAAGATCGCCCGGCCGGACCACCACAGCTCTCCCAGGTCTCTACATTCACTTAGTCTGCCATCATAccagtgtttttataattttgGTCTATCGAGAGATGAACAACATACTTGTTGTTCACATTACTGTGTACATTTTCAAAGTATGCTTTCAGAACGTGTTATTAGTTTTCATATCCTGCCTTTAAGCTTTTTGTGTTAAGTATCTTTGACACTTTGTCAGTTACGGTTTGATACAACACTGGTGATTGTTGTTTGGTGCTTAGTAAAAGCCTGATTTGTTGGTTGTGTTGCTGTGGCTTTGCTGTTTTTGAATGTTAACTCTTACCAGAGcttttttgtttacttctatTGGTATTTAGATTGGACCATCTGAGTTGTGCAGGGCTCCCCAGGGCCCCTGTAGACCCCTGCTCCAGAGAAAGTGTGCTCAAGGTGCTGAAAGAAAGCCGCAAGAGAGTTGTTGAGGATGAGGACAAAAGCTTCACAACTGAGCAGGAAAGCAAAAGAAGGTACGAAGCTGAAAGACCCTGGTGTTATCAAACTGATTACCTTCTTACAGTATAAGTGACATCAGTCTGGTTAGCAAGACCACAGGAATGTAGTCTGCATTTGTCGTGATCCTCACCGTGTACATTGTAGTCATCCCACAAGAGTTTTTCACATTGTTCCCCTTGTCCTGGGATGATGTAACCAGATACAGATCACATGTTAACATCAAGTGTAAATGTAGTTTATTGTCCAAAATGAACATTGAGGCTAAACAGTTTTCAACTACAGTACACATGGTCAATACACTGCAACGCcacacagaacaaaacaagtatTAAAAAGTATGTTGGGGTTTATATAGACTTATCCAGAAAAATATCTTGGTGAACGATgtagtctgtgtttttgtgtgaagcCCCTTTCAGACATGCACCCTTAATCTGATGGCAATTTATGAGAGAGATACTATCTGTAAGTGTTGCTGTCATGTCTGAGTGAACCCTTTTCGGCTTAGTGTTATGCGTGTTTGTAATCCTTTTTCATTTCCATAGACGTAATGATAGCGGTGGAAGTGCACACTCTGCTGTTGAGTCTCTTCTGCCCAACGGGGCGCCGTCACAGCTGGTCCCTAAGTAGGTTTAACTTTTCTGAAGTGACTGCAGTTTTACCACTGTTAAGCACAGTAAGAAGTATATTCTGAATGTAGGTGGAAAtgctttcctttcctccctccaggccAGGAAATATGAAAAGAGGAATAACCTCACTTGCTGAAGACTCCATCATGAAGAGGTCTCGCACGTCCTCCATCAGCTCTGGCAGTGGGGTCCATGCTCTGAGAGGAACCCCAGGTTCAAGGAGAAACCCTATCCAGAGCTCCTACAGTTCTTCACTAGGCCTCAGTCAGGTAACACGTTCATGCTGCATTACAGTGCACATGGCCCTGCAAAGATAGAGTggagttattatttatttccatgtttACAATTGCAGTGGAAGAAGCGCTCAGCACCCAGCTCCCCTCTATCCAGTCCTGGATCATCTCGCTCTCAGACTCCAGAGGGAGCCTCCAAAAGACCCAGGTATGGCTTGGATGGTTTTCTGTTGGTCAGCCACATTTAATCTAATATTACAGTTTGTAACTTGTGGTTTCATTTTCCAGAGAGGACGACGGGCTGTCTCCGAGCTCCGCATCCTCAGTGAGGCCAGACCAGACAGCCTCAGACAAGGCACCTGTTACTTGTAAGTCCCATTTATCTCCAATGGCTGTCTTGTGTATTAAACAAATCACTTCCTCCGGCTTAAAAGTGCAGCTCTGCAGGAGATTATGCAGGACTGTTAATATTATCGacagaacattttaattaatagtTAAAGCTGCATGAAGTTACTTTTCGCCAGTGGCAAATAGAGGCTACTTTATTTAATCTGAAGTAATTTCATGTCCCTCAAATAACTATCCATCTATTCCTTCTAGATACATTTTTGCATCACATTTTCCAACATAGAGTTAACCTGTGTGAAACTCATAACCTGATTAGCAGCAGTATCCCCGTGTTAAGCTGTTGACATAAGATGCATGTCAAAGCATCTTATGTCCGCAATCTCTTGCAAGTTCAACATGTTACCAAAAGTTAGGGATGCACTGACCTGCCTGAATAATAATTCAGATGCCTCAATTTGGGGTACACGGTGGTCGGCTTTTTACATCTAAAACGGCATTTACAACTGTCTCCAGTTAGTCTTGGAAAGGCAAACTGTTGTGCGTTTCATGATTTAAAATTATTTACAAGAGCACATTGTTCTTCATAGACCTAGCCTTTTAATTTTGCTCTCAAAGGGCACCAGATTGATGCGTTTCGCTttaacatttataaaatgtacTTATTGGGAGTGTCTACCTTCCACTGTCACACATTCCTGTTGCAAACTTAGCCGtgttatatttttctttaactATATATCCAGTATGGTGACTATACACTATATTTTACTGATCCCCCATATCGGACCCCTAACCAAAACTGTGTTggtttgtatagaagtatatactATGTTATGTCTTAAGTTGGATTTAGTTTCATTGTCCTTTCTATATTACAATGTTGCAGCCAAACTGACGCCAGGCCCCAAGGTCCCAGTCACTACCTCAACAGACTCTACTAGTAGTGGTGGAAAGAGAAAACGCAAGATCCAGCTGGTGTCCAGCAACCGGGATGATCACATCTCTCTGGTAAGGAGTGTCACGTCAGACTTCACACCCTCCAGAATTCCTTGTTTATACAGTCCCTGTGTTACAATTACCTCTTCTTAACTCCTGATGTTCACTGATTTGCAGCCCCCGCCTCCAGAGCTGGGCTACACTATCACTGTGAAAGACATAGATGAAGAGAAAAGAGCCGCCCTCAGCAAGATCCAGAAGGTCCTGGAGACGCCTGGTGAGTGGAAGCAGCCACAGGAATACACCGTTTACCTCATCTTCTTTAACTTCTGCACTTCTTTTTAAGTCTCGTTGCATTGTTACCCtccattcacacatacacactcaaacactgGAAAAGGGACAGGCTGCCATTAATTGATATTTCTGCTGCCCACAGCAGCTcaaaagtttaatttatttagtcTTGCAATTGTGTAATAGATTTATTCTTCCTAATAGTAAAGCAATTGTTTACTACTGCTTGTTTCGAAGATGATGTTAAAGCATTTTTTACTGGTGTCAGGACCTTTTAGACTTGACAAGACTTATGTGGCTGTAAGCCACCACCCTGACTGACCTCCCTGTTTTGTCCTTGTTCAGCTACAGAGCCAGAAAAGTCTGCCTCTCCCCCAGCCACCATTACCACCCAGCTCGGCACCTCTTTCAGCTCCACCAACACAACCACCTTGAGCAGCCTTCTAGCAGCTCCTCTGCCCACAGCCTCCAGCTCTCCCATCCCAGTCATCAACCTGGATCCCAGTCCAGGCAGCAGTGTCAGCACGGCACCTGCAACCTCTAACCCACTGCTGGAGGCTCTGAAGATGAAGATAATTATTCCTTCTAGCACCACACCTGCTGCCAACACAGCTACAGGTACAATCGCTGAACTGAAGTTCTGAAGTCATCTATGCAATATGAACAGCCTCTGTAAAGTCACTTTGTAGGAGATGTGACTTTCTTTGTAATATAGCATTagattcattttaattaatgttttgtttctaaCCTTAAGAGCTCAAAACCACTGAGCAGTAGTTTCTACTATATTATACTGTACATTATATAGCAGGTTAAAAAGGACAAACaccaaagaataaaacaaacatgttcacCATATGTACTGTTTGattctgacatttttttctttattttttgtctgtAGTGCCTGCATCAACCACACCGGTACAATCCAGTGGCTTAACCCTGAAGGTTTCGACTACAGTGGTTACCCCAcagcttcctcctgcctcccagTCTCATTCCTCCTCTGCAGGTGTGGAGCAGCCCTCTGCCTTTTCTCATGTGCTGGGTCAGGTCTACAAGGTTTCCAGCAACACTCCACCTGTTACAGGAACAGGCCTGTTTGGATTGGCCAGTCAGATCAGCACCCCCGCTGCTTCTTCAGCTTCTTACCCGGTCACTGCCACTGCGACTGCTCCAGCCAGCAGCTCAGCGTCCGTCAGTAATGCCAACCCTCTGCTGGCTTCAGGGTTCAAGCCCATTTTTTCCGTCACCACTAACTCCACCTCCGCAGCTACATCAGCCACTGAGAGCAAACCTCCTGCCCAAAATTTCAAGTCCATCTTTGGAGCTGCCACTGCAGGTGCTGGCTTTGGACAGCCTCCACCCTACACAACTACAAACCCAGCTTCTACAGTTTCTTTAAGTAGTACATCCTCTATGTTTGGTGGATCTATAAGCAGCACCATGGTTACCCCATCTGGTTTCCCTGGCATGACCAATGTCCCCACTTGCACAGCCTCCACTGGTTCCATCACCACAACACAGCCTGCAGTCCAGCCTGCTGGGAAATCCCTCTTTGGAAACTGGTCAGCAGCATCCACAACAAGTGCCAGCTCAGCCCCAGTGCAGGCCCCTAATAGAGGGAGCCCATTTCCATTTGGAACTGCTACCACAGTTGCTGCTGTTACCACAACCTCTAGCAACGGCGCCTTCTCTTTTGGTTCCACACAGTCAGACCCTCAAGCAGCAAACCAGAAGGTATTTCCCTTTGGCCAGGCAGCTCCTGGCCAGAACACGACCACTGCTTCATTTGGAGGTTTTGCCATTACCAACACGGTCtctgctgctgcggctgctgctgcggctgctgctgctgctgcggctgctgctactactgctactacccAGTCCAATTTTACCTTTGGAAAGTCGTCGTTTCAAGCACCGGTCACGCAGTCAACCTTTGGCTCCTCGGCGGCACCGGCAGCACAGTCGGCCTTTGGCTCCACGGCGGCAGCGCAGCTGACCTTTGGCTCCTCGGCGGCACCGGCATCAAAGTCAACCTTCGGCTCCACGGTGGCCACGCAGTCAGCCTTTGGCTCCACGGCGGCACCGGCCACGCAGTCGGCCTTCGGCTCCTCGGCGGCACCGGCAGCACAGTCAACCTTCGGCTCCACGGTGGCTACGCAGTCGGCCTTCGGCTCCTCGGTGGCACCGGCAACGCAGTCCGCCTTCGGCTCCTCGGCGGCACCGGCAGCACAGTCAACCTTCGGCTCCACGGTGGCCACGCAGTCGGCCTTCGGCTCCTCGGCTGGCACCGGCAACGCAGTCGGCCTTCGGCTCCTCGGCGGCACCGGCAACGCAGTCGGCCTTCGGCTCCTCGGCGGCACCGGCAACGCAGTCGGCCTTCGGCTCCTCGGCGGCACCGGGAGCGCAGTCGACCTTCGGTTCCTCGGCCGCAGCGCAATCGACCTTTGGCTCTTCGGCTGCAGCGCAGTCGACCTTCGGCTCCTCGTCCGTAGGGCAGTCGACCTTCGGCTCCACGGCCGCAGCGCAGTCGACCTTCGGGTCCTCGGCAGCAACCTCAAAACCGTTCTCCTTTGGAGGCAGCAGAGCAGCCTCATCCATACCAGCTTCTAACACCGCGCCTCCTCCTTTCCCTTTTGGGTCAACTGCTGTCACCAAAGCAACCAGCTTTGGGACCCCAGTTAAACCTGCATTTGGAGCCAGCGCCACTGGTTTTGCTTTTGGTGGCACCACTGCTCCCTCAGCTGCACCGAGCTTCGGTGCAGTAACCCAGACTCAGAGTTCCACCTCCTTCACATTTGGCAGTGCTGCTCCTCAGCAGGCTCCCGCCGGCCCTGCTCAACCAGCACCCAGTGGATTTAACTTCAGTGCTAGTATGCCAGGCCCCCAGTTTGGAACCCCAGTCTCCAATAATCCTGCACCGCAGATGGGAAGCTTCAACTTTGGGGCTGCTGCTACTGACAAACCTGCTTTTggtatgttttttgttgttgcttgtttatatttttaaccCAGGTATAGTGAGATTTCTAGAAGAAGCACGATAAGTTGGTAAATCTTGAGAGAGTATGTTATCTTGCAGACGGCCCAACACTCTGGGGCATCATAGTTCACTATTTACAGAAAACCTTTAAATTAGGATCACTTGTTCACATTGTATTAATAATTGTGCATGGAATCTCCCCTGTGGTCTAattttgatttttgatttattttgattcAGAATAGTTTTTCAAATGTCTAAAGATGGCACCATGTTCTGGCTACCACCTGGCAACTATTCACTAACATTTTTAATATGAAACACAAGTAGCAGTTCAGCAAACTGGTCTTCTTGCTGAAGGTCACTGTCGGAcagagcaaaaaagaaaaagcagagtAAGAGATGAGAGCGCACACAGCTttttaacattaatatttagaaAACACGTTTGTGTTCTGACTGAAATAAATTATTGGAATTATATGAATGATAATGGCATTTCATTCAAAGTTAGAGAATTTAAAATCCATCcttattcacaacgctttataGGCACCAGTTTGGtacctccatgtttcagtgtctGTGGCTTGTTGTGTTTAGTCCATTTCTACCCTCTTGGTCAGAACGATATTTTGATAGTGCTCAAAGGACCGgtctacatttgtttttgtctcaatagaatgtatttgtgtatctgcatgtatttgttttattcaagtTATGTACTTATTCTTTCTGTGCAGGGACGTCTACCCCATCTTTTGGccagagtgctgctgctgcaggtccAATTCCCTTTGGAAGCCCTGGAACTCCAGTCCAAAGCTTCAACGCTGTTCCTTTTGGTAAGTTAAAGCTCTTTGTTTTTGATAGAGATGGCCATTCTGGAGCCCAGCTCAACCCTGGGCAACCAAAACGGCATGGTAACAGGATTAGTAGAAGCTGTTAGATTAAGAGCTGCAGAATCGCTGCAATATTTAAAACCGATCCATGGACCAAAAAGcttgaaatatattttataattattgaaTAATAGTGCCGCTAACTTGGTGACAAATGCATCCTATTTCCTTTTAACTAGTTAACAATGAAAACTTCCTGCTGGTTAAGTACTGAGAGCTGAGCAAGAAACTGAGCTTTCTTTTAATGCGGGACGCAGCTCTGTTTTCAGGCACGACAACCTCACTGGTTTCCAATCAATGGCTGTGGTGGGTTATGTACTGCTTTGAGGAAAGAAATGTTAATTTTGATCGTAAAAATGAAATGCCCTGTTTGGTTTTTACCCACAGGGTCTCCAGCGGCACCCTCTTTTCTCTATTGGAGCCGGGTCAAAGCCAGCTGGAGCTCGCCAGAGGCTGCAGGCGCGGAGGCACAACATCAGGAAGAAGTAAACTGCTGCAGGCGTCCAGCACCGCTTTCAGAGGACTTCAGCCATTGTTGCTGTCGCTGCTGTGGTTTATCCGGCGAACATCGCTCTGTTATAAGCCCAACACTCCCAACAAGCAGGCTGACACCATGCCCtctgcttccttcctttccctcctccctcctcccagtgGGGCGTGCTCGTccggaaaaaaaacaggagttAGAAAAAGCACACTGGCTTTATGAGTTAATGCTGCCTGGATGATGACATAACCCAGTAAGGGAAAGTAGCAGTGAGGAGACAGAATCCATAGCAATGTACTATacttgaagaaagaaaagacaattcAATAGTTTGATTTTGAACAAAAGCATATCCAaagttctttttttcctttataGTATGTGGACACTCTCTTTGGTTCGTCTTAAGGAGAAAGTTGAGTCAggcaaagacatttatttttttacgtgaAGCGCTCACTGGTTTGTATGTTACAGAATATTTTGAGTGCATTATCTGAATGAGTCGGAATAGGGTGAAACGCACGGTTTGATTCGGATAAGGTACACAACCATGCAGTGTAAATGTAAAGTTATGAGACGtttgattttaaattattttttaattggctCTCTGACcctgtaaatgtgtttctgcACTTAAAAGGGCGATAAATGTCTTACGGTAGTTGGTGcaaacccttttttttcataCTCTTTGTCATTGCAAGCATTCCCAGAGTCCTCATGGACGGCCTTCTTTTTTTGATAGTGATTGCCAACACTGATGTAATTAGCAGGTCAATATGTGATTAGGATGACTACTCTTAACTTGTGCTGACTAAACCAAAGCCAATTCTTCAACTTTATGCCTGTGAAAAGAATCTGATCTTTATCTCCTCTTTTAATCCTGAGACGTTTGTTTGTGCCAGACTACCTCTCTTTACTCCAGGCATTGATTCTGTTACTTCACCGAAAAGAAATCTGACCACATTGACTTAGATTTGACCTTTAACTGCTGTTATTACAGatgtaccttttttcttttaaataaatatagtgaGTTTTTAAACATCTGCAAATCAACACATCCACATCTGGGATATCTCTATTATAATGGATTACACCACATTAACATAACTTACAAAAAAATACAGTGATTGCAGACATTCTCATGATGATCCAGGGATTTTTTGTCATCTCTAATGTCGACGAGTTGAAGAATATTGTTCAACAAACATGTCAGTAAAACGCTTTGTCGGCCGTCAGTTATTTTTATCAAAATGATGTCTAATCTTAAAAATTATACCTCTTGTGAAAAGTGACTGGTATCTGATGCAGTTTTTTGATGGTGAActttgaatgaataaaaaaatagatttttggACATGAATGTTCCAATAAGAACACAAATTCAAACTTCACAGTCCATTCTTCTACTTATCTCCCATGATATGTCACTCGTGTTTACCAACCATACTACATACTAATATTAGcagtatattgtttttttatagttGGTATACAAGATACCTTCATAGTTTTACTTGTCTGTACTGTTAACAGGTAATAGTGCAATATGCCcgatatacaaataaaattgaattaagactttaaaatgctgttaatacacttttaaaaaggtgaatgtTTCTCCAGGATTTCAACaattctgtttcttttcttgagATTTCTGAAGATTTTTTACCACCTTCAACATAAAGGGTTGTGAGCCGCTTTAGCATTGTTATTTAGTCTGGATATGGGCTCATTTTCACTGTGTTTAAACATAAGTTTACCGCTTTTGTTTTTAGAACACAAAACTTTATTGATATGGCTAAAACTAGCACATTTTGGCAATGAGTCAATTGTAGCGATTTGCATAATACAAAAGCTTCTGAAACAGTCATTGTAAAAGGACATTCAAATGCAATTGTAACAGTCATTTAATAGCCtagaaaatctaaataaataaaaaaataattaggtATGAAACACGAGTAAAACCCCTCTGCAGTGTAAAAACCAAACGCTGATGGAGACCTGTCACAGACAATCTGAGAGGTTATCCTAAGGTGTCATAAAGTAGAAGATCATAAATTCAGTGATTTTAAAACCAACTagtatttttaaatcaattat from Cyclopterus lumpus isolate fCycLum1 chromosome 14, fCycLum1.pri, whole genome shotgun sequence encodes the following:
- the pom121 gene encoding LOW QUALITY PROTEIN: nuclear envelope pore membrane protein POM 121 (The sequence of the model RefSeq protein was modified relative to this genomic sequence to represent the inferred CDS: deleted 1 base in 1 codon); translated protein: MRVLRRRAAAMSPREKHLAILLALGGVILGLYFIPAFLFVTLILAVFCIVCYYLSREQFPARLGLKPRAGVNLPSVLRRWLWGWERTGVSLAARMGTKSGRNKTELRDAGGNFRERLVETGIYRRETLASESFLFSPRELLMGSYIGKPESPTADSMRPRVGRNPREQLREKLSRPNHAVYTPNRRLSFAGELPGTMSGFAIAPKRHYPLQQQGVSSVGIIPPLKWDGFKKKNILSPRNSPVGLSPVTVKIARPDHHSSPRLDHLSCAGLPRAPVDPCSRESVLKVLKESRKRVVEDEDKSFTTEQESKRRRNDSGGSAHSAVESLLPNGAPSQLVPKPGNMKRGITSLAEDSIMKRSRTSSISSGSGVHALRGTPGSRRNPIQSSYSSSLGLSQWKKRSAPSSPLSSPGSSRSQTPEGASKRPREDDGLSPSSASSVRPDQTASDKAPVTSKLTPGPKVPVTTSTDSTSSGGKRKRKIQLVSSNRDDHISLPPPPELGYTITVKDIDEEKRAALSKIQKVLETPATEPEKSASPPATITTQLGTSFSSTNTTTLSSLLAAPLPTASSSPIPVINLDPSPGSSVSTAPATSNPLLEALKMKIIIPSSTTPAANTATVPASTTPVQSSGLTLKVSTTVVTPQLPPASQSHSSSAGVEQPSAFSHVLGQVYKVSSNTPPVTGTGLFGLASQISTPAASSASYPVTATATAPASSSASVSNANPLLASGFKPIFSVTTNSTSAATSATESKPPAQNFKSIFGAATAGAGFGQPPPYTTTNPASTVSLSSTSSMFGGSISSTMVTPSGFPGMTNVPTCTASTGSITTTQPAVQPAGKSLFGNWSAASTTSASSAPVQAPNRGSPFPFGTATTVAAVTTTSSNGAFSFGSTQSDPQAANQKVFPFGQAAPGQNTTTASFGGFAITNTVSAAAAAAAAAAAAAAAATTATTQSNFTFGKSSFQAPVTQSTFGSSAAPAAQSAFGSTAAAQLTFGSSAAPASKSTFGSTVATQSAFGSTAAPATQSAFGSSAAPAAQSTFGSTSTFGSSAAAQSTFGSSAAAQSTFGSSSVGQSTFGSTAAAQSTFGSSAATSKPFSFGGSRAASSIPASNTAPPPFPFGSTAVTKATSFGTPVKPAFGASATGFAFGGTTAPSAAPSFGAVTQTQSSTSFTFGSAAPQQAPAGPAQPAPSGFNFSASMPGPQFGTPVSNNPAPQMGSFNFGAAATDKPAFGTSTPSFGQSAAAAGPIPFGSPGTPVQSFNAVPFGSPAAPSFSIGAGSKPAGARQRLQARRHNIRKK